In Gadus morhua chromosome 2, gadMor3.0, whole genome shotgun sequence, the DNA window CCAATTATGTCTTGGCACAGGtcttaaaaaaaatgttatgtGTTTAAActttataatatattaattgGAAATGTCTCTTTTTCTTCTGAAGAAAAGGAAAGCATATGGATGTCAGTGATAATTCTTTATTTGCAGATTTGTCACCCTAATCATATTGTCTTACCATTAGGATAACTTCataggaataaataaatactttattttattcGGATCTGGATCAGATTTGAAATAGATTTGTTGACTGAGtcataataaatattttaaaaccTAACCACCTGTGTGAAATGAATGCGCGCTTCTGTTCACAATGTGATACAAACCACTCCACATTCTACTTTGCTGAGGTACTCGCATGCATATGTATAATGAAAAGGCTATcccgttttttttattcaggTTAAAgcatatttttttcaaaggaTTATCGTTGGAAGTTTCTCCAACACTTTGGCAGATCAGTGAATCAGTCTGTCAACAGGGAGATCCTGGCGGGTAGAACCTTCAACGGGTGCTCCTTGCAGGCGCTGCAGAAGTACGGGAAGGCCCTTGGGGTAATGATGCCTGTGAAGGTGTAGAGCGGGGTCCTCTCCCCGGGGTCATAGAAGGTCACCTTGCATCGGTCCATGTCCAAGACCACCCGGACCACCTGGGGAGGCTTGCTCATGACCAGGGGCTCCCAAGGCGCGGTGCAGGCCTTGTGCTCATTGTTACGAAAACGGATAGTCCAGAAGCCCTCGGCCGGGGTCAGAACGTGCTTCCCCTTCCTGTTGATGGAGTCActggccacgcccaccaccCAGTAGGTGTTGTCCTTGACGTCGATGTCCCAGCTGTGGCGTCCGGTGCAGAAGCCCTCGGCGCCGAGCATCTCGGCGCTTTTGTCGAAGCGCTCGGGGTTGTCCGGGAGATTGAAGATATGCGCGCAGGACTGCAGAGAGGTGAGGTCCTCTGACAGGATGAAGCAGCTGGCGGCTGTGTTGGGGTCCAGGATTACAGGCGCTGGGGGGAACGACACGCAGAACCGAGAGATGAGTAATGGAGCTCAGAGACAACGCATAGATGGCAGCCGGCGTCACTCAGCAGCTGAACTCACTGAAGTGaatcctcttcttcatcttctcccACACTTTGTATTTCAGGGAGCCGATGTGTTTAGCCACGTCCACGAGTGATCCCGGCCTCAGATACGGGTCCACTGGAACTCTCAAAACCCTGAAATGTGAGGTGTTACGATAAgactttgttttttaaatacttCCATTGTATCTTCCATGTATTGCCCGCATTAGATTTGCTCAGAGCTTTCATAGGACTGCAGGTTGCATACCTTTTGATCGTTTCTTTGTAATTCTGAAAAGTAAAAGTAGGGATATAACACAATGTACAGTGCATACAGATCACACATGTATTCAAACATATTGTACATCAGCATTGTGTCTGTTTAGTTTACTTGTAGGAAGGGGATGTCTGACAATCTCATGTCCTGCTCCGCAGCGTAGATGGAGTTGGTGAGGATTCCCAGCTCGCTCTTCATGTCCTCAATACTCTGGTTAATCATCCCCGTCTTGTGATCCACCTCTGCCTTTAAAAGACCCAGTCGggcctcttcttcctccttcagAAACTGACGCATCGCATCAAATTCCTCTTTTATTTGCTTCTCTGTGTGTTCTGCTTGCAtctagagaggggggggttggggaagaAAAACAAATCAGTTATTTTTTTCCTGTTCTGTTGGCACAAGGGGTTGATCCATGAGGCAGTAGAGTTGTGTGTTTTGGATGTTGGTGCAGGGTACCTTAATATGCTCTGCCGTGTGCTCGCAGAGAGCGTGAGCCTTCTTGTATAGTGGCAGCTTCTCTTTTAGAGCCAACAGTGCACTTTTGAGTTCCGCCTAGAAGGTCAGTCACAAGGCATCAACACTTTTAAGAAAGGGTCACACTGGCATGATACTGTCCAAGCCGTCCGCAACAATGCGggcctttcagctgcacacactGTTCCGCGGCCGCAGTTCGCCCTGCAAGTTAAGCTGCACAATGCGGCCAGAAATTACATTGTTGAACGTACAGTGCTGAGCCCTAATGTCAATGCAACGTCAGAGGGGGGGAACTTAAGAGGATAGAACTTAAGACGACCTCTGATGGCCTTAATGGAATCGGGGTTCCTAGGATTCTGTTAAAGAAGGCATAAGTCAGAGCTGGGTGACTGTGGCGACGGCGTCACATTTAGGATACCTACTGGGGAGTCTTGTTTCAACAACCTCAGGGGTTTTAGGTGTGGCCCACCAGAAATATGATTCTATAATTAGAGTATGATTGACTGCTGCCCAGAGCTTCAAACATGTTACTGTTATGGGGTACGGGAGGATTACGGGGGCAGCAAGGTTGTATTCCCTGGGCTGGAAAATAATATCACAACAATAAATTCCAATGGCAGACGTGTTGAGCATGCCTCTAACCCTAACGCAAACAACCACTTGAAATGACAATAAGCAATACCTATATCCATTTAATAAATTTACATATGTGTAAATCAAGTGAAGTTTATTGTATATGATTGAATCAGGGGCAATGTAATTCCTGTATTTTGATTCCATTTAAAGActttttatcttctttttttatgaGGAGCTATGAGCTGATAACAAAGGTCATAAGAGTCATGGCCTAATTCGCAAGGTATCAGAAGACAGACTCTATTTCCGACACTTAAACCATAacctaaattaaattaacaaaaaaaacaaacaaatgtatgaTTATATTACCTTGCAATCAAGTGTTCCCTCCCTCAAGGCGTAGAGCCTGTGTCCATCGTGGCTCGGGGCTTTCTCACAGAGTGTACAGATAGGTTCCAGGTCTTCCAGACAGAACAGCTTCAGCATTAACCCATGTTGCCTGCAGGCCTCCGGGTCATCACTGCTCATGCCCTCCTTGAAGGACTCGCAGGGCTTCTCAAGCATACTGCTCACCGCCAACTCCTCCATCAAAGGAAGAGCGTGCTACGATGGACAGCGGCCGGCAGTGGGAGTCACCAGTGCCTCggctttttttttgcagctGTCCTTAAGACGGGTTATAAAAAAACGATGTTTGCAAGTTAGCGCCGAGGTCTGATTAAAATAATCTTCACAAATTGGACAGGAAAGGTTGTTGCTCAGATGACAGCGTCAAGTGTCCTCAGCGGGCTCAGGGGAGGACCACAAGCTAGCGTTACCCGTTCCCCTCCCACGACCCTGAAAGGCTGTCTCTATAAAAACCCTGGCGTTGTTCAGGGATAAAAGTGTCAATTGCACGTCTTCCATGGCATACCATGTGTTGTGCTGCGTAATGCCTGGCATGCATGAGTCCCGGATTATAAATAAACGCCACACGCAGAATAAAGCCCAGGGGGCCGCCTGGGACCTGTTTTGAGCGGCACACGAATGAAATTAGAGACCAAAGTGAGggtcaaatatttgaacttgaGGCATGAGAATAGAGAACTGAGGACCATGAAACACGGTGCTTTAGGAGGGGGGATATTTGTATGTCTTTCTATTGATCATACAAATAGATATCATACATGCATGATGCAATAATTGGCAGATCataggaaaaataaatagcAGAATTGGTAGGTATAAATAGAAAGACAGGTTTatttgggttagggtcagtggaCCTGGGTTGAAATTTAGCTGCTGGCCGTAGCAACAAGGTTAATTTAGCTTTGGCTAGCAGCTCTATTTTTAAATGTGTCTAATGACTATTTTCCATTTTCAACATCATCAAGAGTCAAGCATGTGTTACATAAGCAAACACAATAAAaggttattttctttttctgtatTCACATTGCTCTTTTCCATTTTGACATTTAAAGCCTGAGTGATTGTATTAATTTTTTGGAATGGGTTTGTTGTTCAGTTATCACCAAAATCAAAACTATAACAATTGTTTTCACGTTCAGTGGAGTCCAGTTATAGTGTTTAtaaagtttgtgtttgttaacTTGTTCGTTTTTCGGTTTAACTATGTTTATTTCAATTTGGTGTTTGTAACTATGACATATGTATTCTGTAGAGGTCTATTGACTTTATaaagatgtaggcctacttgcatttaaaataaaaagatgtaatataaacatatatacagtGAACATTGTATAGATTGATCCTCACTCGTCACAAAAATAATATGAAATAGTACTATGGATGTTTACTATGTTATATAGGTCTAGATTTTATTCATCATGTTATAATGGGAATCAGATTTTTCCacaatacaatttatttgggtATAATGAAAAGGAATGATAATGCACATGATTTTCTTTCTCAAAAAACATGACAGACATGTGTAAAATGTTCCATATATAATTATGTGTAACAAAAAAGCAACATAACATGTGGCATTGTTTCCCTAAAGACAAACAACAACCGATGGCTGTGACAACAAACCAATGCAATCCTGTGCACACAAAGTTTCATTCATATACAAGTTAATAATGAAGTCAATCTTTTTGGCAAATACAATACCAATTTAATTCCTACCCAGGTGCCAAGAGGCTGAAGTAAAATGTTGTTCATACAGAGCTGAAAATTCCAGATAATCCACAAATCCgtaaaaaaaacatcataaAGTGAGACGGGAATGTACTGCACAACATTGCAAGGCATATACACATAATTGTACGATTATGTGCGTACAATTGCGTACGTACATCAATCAACGTTTAAGGTGCCTTCTCACGTTGACCATTTAAAGTCTCTGACATCTTAAATACACTTTGAATCCCAGTcaaaataattacaatatttTGATACATAATGTACGAGTGCTTGTTCTCACCTACAAAAGTACAACTATTTCTTAAATTCTTGATTTTTGTCAGTTTTAAGTTATACAGCAAAACAATTTTTGGCCACGGAAgcatgtttaaaaaaacaacaacaacctctgCTCTACTAAAGTCAACCAATTTCTTGCAATAACTTTAGTCATAGCTCATCCGTAACAGAGTTTGCTACAAGACGCCCTAGTAATCACATTAACTTCCTGTCGGAGAGGTCGGTGGCGCGGCCCGAGCGCTGGTGCCTGACCTCCAGGTGCTTGCTCTGGACCCGGTCAAAGTGCTCCAGCAGCTCGCGGTAGTCCATCGGCGCGTGGGAGGCCCGCCGGGCAGCCACCTGCTGCGCGCGGGGCTCCGCCGACGCAGAGTCGTCTGCCGTCCTCAGGAGCTCGGGGTTGGGCACGCAGCGCAGGCGGTGGGACAGCAGCTGGAAAGCCTGGCTCTggggcagcagcatcagcaggcCGTACAGTGCCTTGATCAGGTAGGGGTTGTTCTCCACGTccagcagctgcagccgcagGTAGGTGAAGATGGGGCTCTCGATGAGCTGCACCAGCTTGTCCACCTCCATCAGGAAGTCCACAGACACCTCCAGGTCGCCGAACTTCTGGATGAGGTCGTAGGCGTGCCGGTAGTTCTGCGTGAGGAAGCACAGCGACACCGTGGCCACCGGGTTGTGGCACCAGGACCGGTACAGGCAGCAGAACAGGGCGCAGCTCTCCTGGGTGTGCAGGTCCTTGAGCTGGTTGCGGAGCTGGAAGAGCTCGGCCGAGGTCAGCAGGATGGTGTTGAGCGTCTGCACCATGGTGGAGGCGAACTTCAggtcctcctccttcagcaggATGTCCGCCATGGAGTGGAAGATGTTCTCGGCGTGGAGCAGCAGACACAGCTGCCGGATGATGAAGCCGCCCCGGTTCTCCAGGAGCTTCCTCTCCAGGCTGAAGCGCCGCAGCAGGTTGATCATGAACTTGTAGAAGTAGGAGTTCATGCTGGGGGTGGACGGCGACGCGTCCACCGCTTTGGAGCCCCCGCTAGGCGTGAGGTATCCCGGCTTGGCCCCCGCCGCCGAGGGCACCTTGAGCTCCAGCCGCTGATCACCGCTGTCACAAGAAGCCGACAAGTCCGTCTGGCCGGCGGGGGACGAGGCGATCTCCGCCAGCACCTCCAGATCCTTCAGGATCACCTCGTCCGACTCGTCCGACAGGGTCTTCAGCAGCATGGGGAACAGGCTGTCCGTGTGCCGGAACATCTTCCTCGGCGTCTTGATGTACAGGTGGTACAGCCATTTTAACACGGCGATCCGCGTCATCATGCCGGTGGAGGAGTCGTGGAGGTGGCGGTCCAGCACCTGAACGATGCCGTCCAGGTCCAGGGACACGTGAGGCCGGTCGGTGCTCGTCTGGGAGAAGAAGCTGATGTTACTGAGGGCTCCGGATTCCTGGGAGGCGTCCAGCAGGTCGCTGCCGTCACCCTCTGCCTTGGGCTGGTCCTTGTGCGGCGGCGATCCAGTGGCCGTCttgttctcctcttcctcctcctcctcctcctcctcgtcatcctcCGGGGTGATCAGCTTCATGAGGCTGTGGTTGCAGGCACTCGCCGCCTCTTTGGTGGACTTCTTGCGGTCGTCGTAGGAGAGGCAGGGCAGCACCGCCGTGAGGATGCCGGAGGAGTACGGGAGCAGCACCCTCCCTGAGAGCGTGATGAACTCCCTCATCCAGGTCATGGACGTCAGCTGGAtcaggtcgttggtgattttggtCTCGTCGACGACCTGGCAGTGGATCACCAGAATATTGGCCATCTCAGCAAATTTGACACTGGACGGGGTCTTCTTGATCTCTTTGAGGAACTCCCCAAGGACCATCTCACACATCCGCCGGATCTCCTTGCTGTTGTCTCCCAGGATCTGGAACAACCCGTCGAGGATCTCCGGGAGGTAATCCAAGAGGTGGATGTCTGGCACAGACTCCAGGACCAGTATCCAAGAAATGATGAATTGACGTGCATATTGGTTGTTGGAGTAGATCCTCTCTCTCAAAAGTGGTACAAACGCTACTAAGTCAAATTTGTTACTCTCCGTCACTATATCCTTTAGCAATCTATCCAGGAGTTCAGATCCACTCTTCACATTGGGGTCGGGATCCGCTGCCAGTTTGCTCAGGCCATCAAAAAGCAGGTTAAAATGAGGCAGTACAGCTCCTCTCGCTACCTTGACAATGTTGTAAAGGGCCTCGCAGGCATAGTATCGCAGACGACTGTCGGAATCATTGAAGCATGTAAGCACGGGTTCAATCAGTTCCTTCAAATACAGACCCGAGTCCTTACCGAGAGCAATGGAGCAGGCTGCCAGCCCAATGAGACCTCCTTTGCGACTGTGAGGATGCTGTGACAATGCAAACTCCGAGGCTAGTATTTGGATCACGTGCCTGATCTGAGTCGAGTTGTTCTGGGCCACAAACTCACGGACCAGCTTTTCGATCTCTAACGCGGCGACTTTCCTCTTTTCATACAGTTTATCATTCAGTGCTCTGACTATATTGGGCGTCAAAGGGGAAAAGTCCTTTTCCGTGTTCATATTTCCAAGTTGCGATTACGCTGCACTCCGGCTGAATAGCGATGATGGCAAGCAGGTGGAATGCCTTTAATCGCCTTTAAAATATATGTTGGTCTTATGACCGAACCTAAAGTACTTTGATAACGGTAAGCAGCTGACACTTTACTTCCTCCGGAAATAGCGTTTAGATTGTAACTTTTATTTTGgtccccttccttccttcacaACAGTTCCATCTCCTAAAAGAACTGTTCCGGCCTTCTATGAAAACCTATTTGGCAGAGCTATTaagaggctctctctctctctctctctatgtatattCATAAATCATTTTTACCATAGAGCAGAGCATATATAATATATCGGCTCTGATCTATGGGTTTTGCTTTCTAAACTAGTGACACCTTTCCATTGTTGTTTGAAGCAACATAGATCGATCGTTTAATCTAAAAAGGTTGAGAGCAGTTGCACAGCCATGTACAAATATAAGGATGTAATCTCTTTAAATGTATGAATAGGCTATATAAAACTGTTAGAACGTcatggctgtcgccttgcatggtcggCGCCGCCTCTGCCCTCGTAGTGTGTAAAACAATTTTGcaagtcgcttttgataaaagcgtttTCAAAATGCCTCAAATGTGATTGTAAATGTCATTCATCTCACATATTTAATGTATAATTGTTCATGACATGTAATTAATAATAACACTGGGagcctactaataataacaaaaaaattaataaaaactgtatttatttattgtttagcCTTTTCTATTTTGTATTTTGGAAGTTTGTACATTCCattatttctgtatttatttaagaCATACAATGTCTTTAAGAAGACATTGTATGCAAACATTACTATAAAACAATGGTGCAAGCTAtactgatttttctttttttgaatgACGAAGGAAATCTATTAAATGGTGGAAGGGGGAAGACGAGAAAATTAGAGAAAATTCTGAGATTAGATAAAATAGATTAAACTAAGAATTTAGATATGGTTTACTAACATCAAATAGGTTTTTGTTAAATCATTCACTCACTCTTGTGGCAAAACATTGTAGTATTTCCTTATATACGACTTGTAAATGAGAATATTTGTCTTTAACCTGGGGAGAAACAATTACCTGCTTTATATTGGCTacagacaaaaacaaataacaacCTATTATTTTCTTCAACAGACTACGttgttatatatatgtatatgtgtgaccATGAATTCCAGACTCAAAGGGGtgtcaaaacaaaaaaggttttattatttaaatgtagACATATAACTAATCTAACATCACAAGTGTAACACATTTTATTGTGTTTCGGTTTGAGGACTCTGAATAGGAATTGGCAGTGTAAACGTGATATAATGCCTTCTTCTGGGTGCATCAATACAATATCAATCATAGAACACTCATTACTCTCATATATTAAGATACATACACTTCAATAACACATGCTATACTACTATATAGTTAGCTCAATAGTTCAATACTATATAGTTGCAAAACTTTTAGTGACGTGTGGGCACACTTCTCAGAAATTCTGTTTTGGGTCAgttcaaatatttatatttctgaATGATCAGGGGATTTCTCCCAGATGGTAAAGCTACagaggaggtagggggggggggggagagaggcgcgTTTATGATGCTCTTTTCTGATCCCCCTTACAGCTCATGTCTTACAAACGGCAGCTTTTAATTAGATCAATTAAAACACTGGTGATGATTAAAACCGTACTTGTACGCATAACTCTTCCCACAATCAACACAGCTATAGGGCTTTTCTCCCGTATGTGTCCGTAAGTGGATGTTCAAGGAGCTCTTCTGGGAAAAGCTTTTGCCACATTGCTGGCAACTGTAAGGCTTTTCCCCGGAATGCACTCGTTGGTGTAGTTTCAGATACGTTTTTTGAGCGAACCGCTTCCCACAAACGGGGCAACTGAAGGGCTTCTCGCCAGAGTGTCTCCGGATGTGTACTTTCAAACTGCTGAGATAGTTGAATATCTTCCCGCAGAACAGGCACTCAAAGGTTTTCAGTGGCTTCCTAACCCGCTGGTCCACAGCCAATTGTTTACCCGCGTTGGCGTTGTTGTTGCCGTTGCTGTGGGCATTGTTCATACAGTCTGAGTATTCCCCGGTGGATTGGGAAGGGTTTGTGTTGTCGACAAAGGTGCTCAGCCCCGAGTCTGCAATCAGATGCTCTATGAGCGGCACGGAGGGCTGTGTGCCTGGTTGCTGCTGCGTCTGGCTGTTGGCGTTCATGGTGAAGTTGTGTAAGTCTCTCGCGTGAAGGCGAAGCTCGTTGGGGACGGTTCTGTGAAGGGAGCTCTCCTCGAACGTAGGCCCGCCTGTGAAGATGGACGCGGCACACGTAATCAAGTACAGATGATTACAGCAATGGTTCTGATTTCgtttttttcgggggggggtTTATCAAGAGGAACATACTTTTTCTGTGATCCCTGGTTCTCATCTGTTGACCGATTGGCTGGTCATCGTATGCCTCCTCTTTCACAAATATTAGGTCGGGATCACTGTCTATCAGGTTTATTGCCTGCAATGCACAGAAAAATAACACAATAGTTATTAGTAGCCGGATAAAAATATGGTACTGCTGAGAAAACAAATATAATTGTTTGCACATTTTGGAATCACAGTAGTATAGTTGCTATACACAGTGATCAGCTACTTAATAATAGCTGGACTTATTATTCTTTGCTATTAAACACAGCCAGTAACAATAATGACCATCAATAACTTCAGTGAGTGCAGCGCTGAGTGTTCGCTGGTCAGTAGAGATCATAAAGGTATAGAAGGGTGAGCACCAGCAGTTGTTAGATTCGTCTGCAACATTTACGTCTGGGAACATTAGGATTCTTTTTGGACGAATGCAAAGCCAAAATAAAAGTGGCCGATCAATGTGCGATCGTCTTCGATCGATGCACATTATACTAGTAGGTGCACATCAAACATGTATAGCCGTTGATGGCGAAACCATCCAAATGTATTTTTGGCCAGTGCGAGGCTCGCATGGGATAAAcctaaacataaacacactgaTTTACTCTCCATATAGCCTTCAGCCAAAATTTTACCACCACGACATCGATATAAGGATGAAGATATAAAAAACCTATGGAACAACTCATTATCACATTGTCTATATTCTTTCATGTTAGGGCACAGACAAGGAACGGGGCATTTGCTGACATATTGAGTCCATCCTGAGGTTTATAAATTTGCCAAACCCAAACTTACCCCTGTTTCTTAGGGGAAAATATAGTACCGAACCGAAAACAGCGACCAAAAACCGTAAACCGAACCGAACCGTTGATCACTCGAACAGCTACACCCATGGTAGATCAATATAACAGGCCCATATAAGTAATATATGCAAATGACTGCAATTGATATTATTAATTACATCATTGTTATAAAGGGGCCCATTGTGTTATAATTAAGTACCTGTGGTAACACTTCTCTGGTGGCAGAAGCTTccattctctctttcctttccgTGGCAactctttcttctctccatAGGTCACTGCACCAGTCCTTTCCAAAAATGCCTTCAATCGTTGGGGGATGCTGTTGCTGCTCTATATAAACGAGAAATGTGTGTAAATCTTCAGCTTGCACTGAAGAAACAATGAATTCGTTTGAGGAAGCTACCCTACTGTGGAGAAAGAATATGTTCTTGATGGCATTATGTATaggtgttatttatttaaggtCCTTTTGATACAACATTGTGCAACACTAGTACAAGGTGGCCGTGTATGAattaaatatgtttgtatttgtgagtgtgtgtgtgtgtgtgtgtgtgtgtgtgtgtgtgtgtgtgtgtgtgtgtgtgtgtgtgtgtgtgtgtgtgtgtgtgtgtgtgtatgtgtgtgtgtgtgtgtgtgtgtgtgtgtgtgtgtgtgtgtgtgtgtttgtgtttatatatgcTTGATTGAGAAGTTAATTCTTCTCAAAGTAAAACTAGTCGTCTAATCGAATTTTTATCGATTAGATCCACTATCCATCAGATCAACCATTGTAATGTGTAAAAGGAAAAACATCGACATGTACCCGGGGTTGCTGAGGCCGTTCTGGGGGTTGCCAGCCCCATGGATGTAAATTAAGAATGGCCACCCCCACCTCTGTCGCCGTGTAGCTTACACACTGTTCAATACCTACCTTGTACACGTTTTTCCAGGCCATGAGTCCCACTCGGTCGATGGTCAAGAGTGTCGTTTGGATAGTGCTGTGTTTCTCTGGCTGCCCTCAGTTGAATCTCAAGTGAatagcatttcttttttaatgcaTCGTTTTCACTCTTCTGTTGCGATATCTCTGTGTGGAGGACGGCGGAGCAGTCATCGGCAAGCTTGCTTATTTCAACTAAGGCTGCGTTGGTCAGTTGTTCCAAAATAGTGGCCAGATTAGTTCTGAAACTTCTGTTAGTGGTGTCGCACATCATGTTGACAAATTCGCTGTATAATATTTTTTGAGGGGAAATCCTGCAGATCGAGCGGACCCAACGTTACTTCTGAAACAACTGACTGGCAGAAGCCTGCTGCCGCAAGGGATTGTGGGAAAGATGCTATGTGTAGGACTGGTCTATGGGATGTATTCTAAGAACGGACTGGTCGATGATTAGGTTATTTTCGTCTTCGTTCTAACCATCGGTAACTTGATGAGACCATGCATCGGTAGCACTTGATAACATTTGCATGATAATATTCTCCATAGACGCCAAATGGCCTTTCAATACAATTTGCATATAGGATATAGTTATATATCatatttgtatatgtatatgtgcgtATTATTGTATAATAATCTTAATGTATTTTGTCTTTCATATTCATTATTTTCTAATCAATTATTTGTCTTTTCACTGaataaatgtacattttgtAGTTGACAAAATATGACAACATTATTAATATGTTATTacaatatgaatatatttttcAACAGGTTCAATAATAAACTTCATAATTATCAGAATGTGAAGGTGAGTGAGGGGAAACAATAACATTCAAACAAAATGTCCTTTTGATACATCACAAAAAGAAGACATCCAAAGTGTAGAACCAAATTAATTTATTTTCGGTCAAATGTGATTGAGCGTGTAACGCTGACAAATTAAAATTGAGTGACAGaaatgtgtgtggtggtggttgtggtggtgttggttggtCCTAATCCAACAGGGCGACCATGTCTGGCTATCGATTCCCCGTTATACGAGTGTCCGTCCACCACGTCCGCGTGCACGGCCAGGTGCTTTTTGAGATTACAATTCTTGGTGAATCCTTTACCACACTGACCACAGACAAacggcttctccccggtgtgcgTGCGCTGGTGCATGTCCAGGGTGCACTTCTGGATGAAGCCCTTGCCGCAGATGGGACAGCCATACGGCTTCTCTCCGGTGTGGGTGCGTTGGTGCGTGTACAGGTGGCCCTTCTGCGCGTAACGCTTCCCACATAGCGTGCACCTGAaaggcttctccccggtgtggcTCCGCTGGTGGATCTCCAGCTGGCTGAAACAGCGGAAGCTCTTTCCGCACTGAGCGCAACCAAACCTCTTGGACATCTCAGAGTTCCACAGTAGTCCCTGGATCCTTGTGCTCTTGGCTGGGGCAAGGCTCCTGGCCGGGCCCAGGCCCTTGGAGGCCGCATTCCGGCAAACTAGTGTCTTCCCACTGGTGtccattttgttgttattgttgttgttgtgtgaggCAGGTGTTGGCCTAAGCAAGGGGTTCTGATCGCATGGGGTTTCATGGAACCCTGCTGGTGCAGCCGCATTGGATGAGGCAAGAGTCTGGGTGATGGAAAAGCAGGGAATGAACAGTTGTACACTTGACGCTGATTTTGGATGAATTGGAACATCTGACCACCTCTTCTCAGGTTGGGTTTGCAGTTCTGCTTCTCCTGttgaaagtaaaaaataatctaaatgcaataaataaaattgcAAACCTGACTTGTTTACCATTTCACACTTTAGTCAATTTTACATTGCACACTTTTGCTTATTTTATATATCAGGTTACTCACTTGTATCGGTTTCTAGTTCTTGCTGTGTACTTAATTCAGAGGTCT includes these proteins:
- the LOC115561436 gene encoding zinc finger protein 239 isoform X1 codes for the protein MSTNFSFNSQLVSIMDALSKTAVLEIGKLVQIESKMLKIEINRGRNEIASLTEKLQLMEKLLWIAQGHRQDTAGRSITRDSEITCGELDGGATIQPIKSESLQESICPSTETTNEDEESLHQRYTDKSKEQPVISVIKEEPPEEQTSELSTQQELETDTNYFLLSTGEAELQTQPEKRWSDVPIHPKSASSVQLFIPCFSITQTLASSNAAAPAGFHETPCDQNPLLRPTPASHNNNNNNKMDTSGKTLVCRNAASKGLGPARSLAPAKSTRIQGLLWNSEMSKRFGCAQCGKSFRCFSQLEIHQRSHTGEKPFRCTLCGKRYAQKGHLYTHQRTHTGEKPYGCPICGKGFIQKCTLDMHQRTHTGEKPFVCGQCGKGFTKNCNLKKHLAVHADVVDGHSYNGESIARHGRPVGLGPTNTTTTTTTHISVTQF
- the LOC115561436 gene encoding zinc finger protein 436 isoform X2 → MSTNFSFNSQLVSIMDALSKTAVLEIGKLVQIESKMLKIEINRGRNEIASLTEKLQLMEKLLWIAQGHRQDTAGRSITRDSEITCGELDGGATIQPIKSESLQESICPSTETTNEDEESLHQRYTDKSKEQPVISVIKEEPPEEQTSELSTQQELETDTREAELQTQPEKRWSDVPIHPKSASSVQLFIPCFSITQTLASSNAAAPAGFHETPCDQNPLLRPTPASHNNNNNNKMDTSGKTLVCRNAASKGLGPARSLAPAKSTRIQGLLWNSEMSKRFGCAQCGKSFRCFSQLEIHQRSHTGEKPFRCTLCGKRYAQKGHLYTHQRTHTGEKPYGCPICGKGFIQKCTLDMHQRTHTGEKPFVCGQCGKGFTKNCNLKKHLAVHADVVDGHSYNGESIARHGRPVGLGPTNTTTTTTTHISVTQF